The following coding sequences lie in one Leucobacter allii genomic window:
- a CDS encoding ribonuclease H family protein, which yields MALTAAADGSALGNPGPAGWAWVIDDERWRAGGWPRATNNQGELMAVLDLLHATAPLADEPLRILCDSQYVINSVTQWMAGWKRRGWRKADGKPVLNRELLEQIDAALVGRSVSFEWVKGHAGHPLNEAADDRARAAATAFQAGRAPERGPGLPASEPGPEISLAQPVTPPTLF from the coding sequence ATGGCACTCACGGCGGCGGCGGACGGTTCGGCACTCGGCAACCCTGGACCCGCGGGCTGGGCCTGGGTGATTGACGACGAGCGCTGGCGGGCCGGCGGCTGGCCGCGCGCCACGAACAATCAGGGCGAGCTGATGGCGGTGCTCGATCTCCTGCACGCCACCGCGCCGCTCGCAGACGAGCCCCTGCGGATCCTGTGCGACAGCCAGTACGTCATCAACTCGGTGACGCAGTGGATGGCCGGGTGGAAGCGCCGGGGCTGGCGCAAGGCCGACGGCAAGCCCGTGCTCAACCGCGAGCTGCTCGAGCAGATCGACGCCGCGCTCGTCGGCCGCTCGGTCAGCTTCGAGTGGGTGAAGGGCCACGCCGGGCACCCGCTCAACGAGGCGGCCGACGACCGCGCCCGAGCGGCGGCGACGGCGTTCCAAGCGGGGCGCGCACCCGAACGGGGCCCGGGACTGCCCGCGTCCGAGCCCGGACCCGAGATCTCGCTGGCGCAGCCGGTCACTCCGCCGACGCTCTTCTGA
- a CDS encoding ATP/GTP-binding protein — translation MARSRRPNKYQRAALTPQSDVTRLAYGGARRVARRGAEWFVRDIPAHRAEKAYRCPECGTEIPQGQAHVVAWSAEHFFGDEAAVRDRRHYHAHCWRLA, via the coding sequence ATGGCGCGTAGCCGCCGGCCGAACAAGTATCAGCGTGCGGCGCTGACCCCGCAGAGCGATGTCACGCGACTCGCCTACGGTGGAGCCAGGCGCGTCGCGAGGCGGGGCGCGGAGTGGTTCGTCCGCGACATTCCCGCGCACCGGGCCGAGAAGGCCTATCGCTGCCCTGAGTGCGGCACGGAGATCCCGCAGGGCCAGGCGCACGTCGTCGCCTGGAGCGCGGAGCACTTCTTCGGCGACGAGGCGGCCGTGCGCGATCGCCGTCACTACCACGCCCACTGCTGGCGCCTCGCCTGA
- a CDS encoding transglycosylase SLT domain-containing protein has product MNSKTPSRWARVKAPVAALAVAGMFGVAVVAPFAMPSAQTDAEALAFEERIHQEFVPNTSPEADLVFTDVPVDLSEAEQEKAAAEQAAAEKAAAEKEAAEQAAASSGSGGGSVQAPAKYTGGGSMAEWMTAAGIAEADWSYVVYIAERESGLNPNATNASSGACGLIQALPCSKVPGNGYDPVDNLRWANGYAVDRYGSWAQAYAFWTTNHWW; this is encoded by the coding sequence TTGAACTCGAAAACCCCCTCCCGCTGGGCCCGCGTCAAGGCCCCCGTCGCGGCTCTGGCCGTGGCGGGGATGTTCGGCGTCGCGGTCGTCGCCCCGTTCGCGATGCCGAGCGCGCAGACCGACGCCGAGGCGCTCGCCTTCGAGGAGCGGATCCACCAGGAGTTCGTGCCGAACACCTCGCCGGAGGCGGATCTGGTCTTCACCGACGTCCCCGTGGACCTCTCCGAGGCCGAGCAGGAGAAGGCCGCCGCCGAGCAGGCTGCGGCGGAGAAGGCCGCAGCGGAGAAGGAAGCCGCCGAGCAGGCCGCGGCGAGTTCCGGCTCGGGCGGCGGCTCGGTGCAGGCCCCCGCGAAGTACACCGGGGGTGGCTCGATGGCCGAGTGGATGACGGCCGCCGGCATCGCCGAGGCCGACTGGAGCTACGTGGTCTACATCGCCGAGCGCGAGAGCGGGCTCAACCCCAACGCGACGAACGCGAGCTCGGGCGCGTGCGGCCTCATCCAGGCGCTGCCCTGCAGCAAGGTTCCCGGGAACGGATACGACCCCGTCGACAACCTCCGGTGGGCGAACGGCTACGCGGTCGACCGGTACGGGAGCTGGGCGCAGGCCTACGCCTTCTGGACCACCAACCACTGGTGGTGA
- a CDS encoding DivIVA domain-containing protein, protein MHTSFPLAAGSGSGYHPEQVDAFLASARSAYEGPGSGATMTAADVRRAAFAVKRGGYAARYVDAAMDRLEEVFFERERRASLRAQGEDAWWDETRALLSEVRGRIQRPRGKRFRRRGLFATGYRRSQVDAFLDRISDMFERRELGLKTAEVRDVVFHPQWRGYDEDQVDALLDAVVELILATR, encoded by the coding sequence GTGCACACTTCGTTCCCGCTGGCCGCCGGCTCCGGCTCCGGCTACCATCCGGAGCAGGTCGATGCGTTCCTGGCGAGTGCGCGGTCGGCGTACGAGGGGCCCGGATCGGGGGCGACGATGACGGCGGCCGACGTGCGCCGCGCCGCCTTCGCGGTGAAGCGGGGCGGCTACGCGGCCCGCTACGTCGACGCCGCCATGGACCGTCTCGAGGAGGTCTTCTTCGAGCGGGAGCGGCGCGCGAGTCTGCGGGCGCAGGGCGAGGACGCCTGGTGGGACGAGACCCGGGCGCTGCTGTCCGAGGTGCGCGGCCGCATCCAGCGCCCCCGGGGCAAGCGCTTCCGCCGCCGCGGGCTCTTCGCGACGGGCTATCGGCGCTCGCAGGTCGATGCGTTCCTCGATCGGATCTCCGACATGTTCGAACGTCGCGAGCTCGGCCTGAAGACCGCGGAGGTGCGCGACGTCGTCTTCCATCCGCAGTGGCGCGGCTACGACGAGGACCAGGTCGATGCGCTGCTCGATGCGGTCGTCGAGCTGATCCTCGCGACGCGCTGA
- a CDS encoding phosphatidate cytidylyltransferase yields MAGSDRRDELRSHLESTRAQLEATNAKIEARAGRNLFFAILSGVVFGAVFLASLLLVKDLFVLLVAVIVGIALVELAAAFRVAGRRVPRIGVVLGGLVVVGGAYFFGAEGMLLGLFAGSALLTVWRLVEGLVPAWETPRRTLVRDVFSGLFTLVYVAFLASFTVLLVAAEGGEWWVFALVLVVVSVDVGAYAAGVTLGRHKMTPRISPNKTWEGFAGAAVVATAAGIAVAVLALGQPWWVGVVIGLVVLITATGGDLTESLIKRNLGVKDMSSWIPGHGGFLDRLDSLLPSAVGVYGVALVLGAV; encoded by the coding sequence ATGGCAGGGTCGGACAGACGGGACGAGCTCCGCTCGCATCTCGAATCGACGCGCGCGCAGCTCGAAGCGACGAACGCGAAGATCGAGGCGCGTGCGGGGCGCAACCTGTTCTTCGCGATCCTGTCGGGCGTCGTCTTCGGCGCGGTCTTCCTCGCGAGCCTGCTGCTCGTGAAGGATCTCTTCGTGCTCCTGGTCGCCGTCATCGTGGGCATCGCGCTCGTCGAGCTTGCGGCGGCGTTCCGGGTGGCCGGCCGACGGGTGCCGCGGATCGGCGTCGTCCTCGGCGGTCTCGTCGTCGTCGGCGGGGCCTACTTCTTCGGTGCCGAGGGGATGCTGCTCGGTCTGTTCGCGGGATCGGCCCTGCTCACCGTGTGGCGGCTCGTGGAGGGGCTCGTGCCCGCCTGGGAGACCCCGAGGCGCACGCTCGTGCGCGACGTGTTCTCCGGGCTCTTCACGCTCGTCTACGTCGCATTCCTCGCCTCCTTCACGGTGCTGCTCGTCGCGGCCGAGGGCGGCGAGTGGTGGGTCTTCGCGCTCGTGCTCGTGGTCGTCTCCGTCGACGTCGGGGCCTACGCGGCCGGGGTCACCCTCGGCAGGCACAAGATGACGCCCCGAATCAGCCCGAACAAGACCTGGGAGGGCTTCGCGGGCGCGGCGGTCGTCGCGACCGCCGCCGGGATCGCGGTCGCGGTCCTCGCGCTCGGACAGCCGTGGTGGGTCGGGGTCGTGATCGGCCTCGTCGTGCTCATCACCGCGACCGGCGGCGATCTCACCGAATCGCTCATCAAGCGCAATCTGGGAGTGAAGGACATGAGCTCATGGATCCCCGGCCACGGCGGGTTCCTGGATCGCCTGGATTCGCTGCTGCCCTCCGCCGTCGGCGTCTACGGCGTCGCGCTCGTGCTGGGGGCGGTGTAG
- the frr gene encoding ribosome recycling factor has product MIEEVFADVKDRMTKAVEAAKEGFATVRTGRANPSLLQNVQVDYYGTPTPLSQLASVQNQDARSLIVTPYDKGAMKDIEQAIRDMPNLGANPSNDGTVIRVNLPELTEERRKEFVKIVKGRAEDARVAIRNVRRFGKDEFGALKDEVGEDEIARAEKELEAVTKQFIDQVDDACKRKEAELLEV; this is encoded by the coding sequence GTGATCGAAGAGGTCTTCGCCGATGTCAAGGACCGCATGACCAAGGCGGTCGAGGCCGCGAAGGAGGGCTTCGCGACGGTCCGCACGGGGCGCGCGAACCCCTCCCTGCTGCAAAACGTGCAGGTGGACTACTACGGCACGCCCACGCCCCTGTCGCAGCTCGCGTCCGTGCAGAACCAGGATGCGCGCAGCCTGATCGTCACCCCGTACGACAAGGGTGCGATGAAGGACATCGAGCAGGCCATCCGCGACATGCCGAACCTGGGCGCGAACCCCTCGAACGACGGCACCGTGATCCGCGTCAACCTGCCCGAGCTCACCGAGGAGCGCCGCAAGGAGTTCGTGAAGATCGTGAAGGGGCGCGCCGAGGACGCGCGCGTCGCGATCCGCAACGTCCGCCGCTTCGGCAAGGACGAGTTCGGGGCGCTGAAGGACGAGGTCGGCGAGGACGAGATCGCCCGTGCCGAGAAGGAGCTCGAGGCCGTCACCAAGCAGTTCATCGATCAGGTCGACGACGCCTGCAAGCGCAAAGAAGCCGAGCTGCTGGAGGTCTAG
- the pyrH gene encoding UMP kinase, producing MTETPDRKRRVLLKLSGEAFGGGTLGVNPDVVSQIAREIAAATADSEVAVVVGGGNFFRGAELSQRGMDRARADYMGMLGTVMNALALQDFLEQAGVSSRVQSAITMTQVAETYIPLRAIRHLEKGRVVIFGAGAGLPYFSTDTVAAQRALEIHADEVLVAKNGVDGVYTADPNRDPDATLIDEISYGDALVRGLKVVDSTAFSLCMDNGMPMRVFGMEPAGNVTAAIRGEELGTLVHS from the coding sequence ATGACCGAAACCCCCGACCGCAAGCGCCGCGTGCTGCTGAAGCTCTCCGGCGAGGCCTTCGGGGGCGGCACGCTCGGGGTGAACCCGGACGTGGTGAGCCAGATCGCCCGCGAGATCGCGGCGGCGACGGCCGACTCCGAGGTCGCCGTGGTCGTCGGCGGCGGCAACTTCTTCCGCGGTGCCGAGCTCTCCCAGCGGGGCATGGACCGCGCCCGCGCCGACTACATGGGGATGCTCGGCACCGTGATGAACGCGCTCGCGCTGCAGGACTTCCTCGAGCAGGCGGGCGTCTCGAGCCGCGTGCAGTCCGCGATCACCATGACCCAGGTCGCCGAGACCTACATCCCGCTGCGCGCCATCCGCCACCTGGAGAAGGGACGGGTCGTGATCTTCGGCGCCGGCGCCGGCCTGCCGTACTTCTCGACCGACACCGTCGCCGCCCAGCGCGCGCTCGAGATCCACGCCGACGAGGTGCTCGTGGCCAAGAACGGGGTCGACGGCGTCTACACCGCCGATCCGAACCGCGACCCCGATGCGACCCTGATCGATGAGATCTCCTACGGCGACGCGCTCGTGCGCGGCCTCAAGGTCGTCGACTCGACCGCCTTCAGCCTCTGCATGGACAACGGCATGCCGATGCGCGTGTTCGGCATGGAGCCGGCGGGGAACGTCACGGCGGCGATCCGCGGCGAGGAGCTCGGCACGCTCGTCCACAGCTGA
- the tsf gene encoding translation elongation factor Ts, with amino-acid sequence MAAVSMAAVKELRERLGAGMLDSKNALTEADGDIEKAIEILRLKGLKGVAKRGDREASEGLVAVRQSDDAATMIELVCETDFVAKNEKFIALAERVLDAIVAASAADVEAALAAPADGKTVGEVITDEAAIIGERIVLRKVSRIEAPATAVYLHQTSKDLPPQIGVVVGYEGDDAEAALSIARHISFADPLYLSREDVPEADVEKERALVTEISKNEGKPEAALPKIVEGRLTAFFKQVALNEQVHALDADKREVKKVAEAAGITVTGFARGKVGA; translated from the coding sequence ATGGCTGCAGTAAGCATGGCCGCTGTGAAGGAGCTGCGCGAGCGTCTCGGCGCCGGCATGCTCGATAGCAAGAACGCGCTGACCGAGGCCGATGGCGACATCGAGAAGGCCATCGAGATCCTGCGCCTCAAGGGCCTCAAGGGCGTCGCGAAGCGCGGCGACCGCGAGGCGAGCGAGGGCCTCGTCGCCGTGCGTCAGAGCGACGACGCGGCGACGATGATCGAGCTCGTCTGCGAGACGGACTTCGTCGCGAAGAACGAGAAGTTCATCGCCCTCGCCGAGCGCGTGCTCGACGCGATCGTCGCGGCGTCGGCCGCCGACGTCGAGGCCGCCCTGGCCGCCCCGGCCGACGGCAAGACGGTCGGCGAGGTCATCACGGACGAGGCCGCCATCATCGGCGAGCGCATCGTGCTGCGCAAGGTCTCGCGCATCGAGGCCCCGGCGACCGCGGTCTACCTCCACCAGACCTCCAAGGATCTGCCCCCGCAGATCGGCGTGGTCGTGGGCTACGAGGGCGATGACGCCGAGGCGGCGCTCAGCATCGCCCGGCACATCTCCTTCGCCGACCCGCTCTACCTCAGCCGCGAGGATGTCCCCGAGGCCGACGTGGAGAAGGAGCGCGCGCTCGTCACGGAGATCTCCAAGAACGAGGGCAAGCCCGAGGCCGCCCTGCCGAAGATCGTCGAGGGTCGCCTCACCGCGTTCTTCAAGCAGGTCGCCCTGAACGAGCAGGTCCACGCGCTCGACGCCGACAAGCGCGAGGTGAAGAAGGTCGCCGAGGCGGCCGGGATCACCGTCACGGGCTTCGCCCGCGGCAAGGTCGGCGCGTAA
- the rpsB gene encoding 30S ribosomal protein S2, translating into MAVVTMRQLLDSGVHFGHQTRRWNPKMKRFIFTERSGIYIIDLQQSLGYIDAAYEFVKQTVARGGNILFVGTKKQAQEAIAEQAQRVNQPYVNQRWLGGLLTNFQTVTGRLERMKELEQLDFEGTTSGFTKKELLLKKRELEKLQKSLGGIRNMGKTPSALWVVDTKKEHLAIDEAKKLGIPVIAILDTNCDPDEVTYPIPGNDDAIRSVALLTRVIADAAAEGLMERHQKPAEGAEAAAEPLAEWEVELLNAEKTEAPAAEETTEAAAPAAEEAPAAEEAPAAEETTEAAAPAAE; encoded by the coding sequence ATGGCCGTCGTCACCATGCGCCAGCTGCTCGACAGCGGCGTCCACTTCGGACACCAGACCCGCCGCTGGAACCCGAAGATGAAGCGCTTCATCTTCACCGAGCGCTCCGGCATCTACATCATCGACCTGCAGCAGTCGCTCGGGTACATCGATGCCGCGTACGAGTTCGTGAAGCAGACCGTGGCCCGCGGCGGCAACATCCTCTTCGTCGGCACGAAGAAGCAGGCCCAGGAGGCCATCGCCGAGCAGGCGCAGCGCGTCAACCAGCCCTACGTGAACCAGCGCTGGCTCGGCGGCCTGCTCACCAACTTCCAGACCGTCACCGGCCGCCTCGAGCGCATGAAGGAGCTCGAGCAGCTCGACTTCGAGGGCACCACGAGCGGCTTCACCAAGAAGGAGCTGCTGCTCAAGAAGCGCGAGCTCGAGAAGCTGCAGAAGTCGCTCGGCGGCATCCGCAACATGGGCAAGACCCCCTCGGCCCTCTGGGTGGTCGACACCAAGAAGGAGCACCTCGCGATCGACGAGGCGAAGAAGCTCGGGATCCCCGTGATCGCGATCCTCGACACCAATTGCGATCCCGACGAGGTCACCTACCCGATCCCCGGCAACGACGATGCGATCCGCTCCGTCGCGCTGCTCACCCGCGTGATCGCCGACGCCGCGGCCGAGGGACTCATGGAGCGCCACCAGAAGCCCGCCGAGGGCGCCGAGGCCGCCGCCGAGCCCCTCGCCGAATGGGAGGTCGAGCTGCTGAACGCGGAGAAGACCGAGGCCCCCGCCGCCGAGGAGACCACCGAGGCCGCGGCTCCTGCCGCCGAGGAGGCCCCGGCCGCCGAGGAGGCTCCCGCCGCCGAGGAGACCACCGAGGCCGCGGCTCCCGCCGCCGAGTAA